In Neochlamydia sp. AcF84, a genomic segment contains:
- a CDS encoding adenylate kinase, whose amino-acid sequence MEKKLIVILLGAPGSGKGTQTKLLSQTLSLPQISTGDLFREHIKKNTLLGLKAKEYINAGHLVPDDLVLEMVNDRVGLPDCNRGYLLDGVPRTLAQAEKVSTTLLKDVHVIVFKLAVDQEVITKRAVGRLICKQCGAIYNSFFSAPLRAGICDKCGQEALYQREDDRLEVVEERLKVYNEQTMPLEEFYSQRYGVISINGENMPEKVFAELKSHIEAFSPYTKAS is encoded by the coding sequence ATGGAAAAGAAATTGATTGTCATTTTGCTGGGAGCACCCGGCTCTGGAAAAGGTACTCAAACTAAATTACTTAGTCAAACTTTGTCTCTCCCTCAAATTTCCACGGGAGATTTATTCAGAGAGCATATTAAGAAAAATACCTTGTTAGGTCTGAAAGCTAAAGAATATATAAATGCTGGCCACCTTGTTCCAGACGATCTGGTATTAGAAATGGTCAATGATAGAGTGGGATTGCCCGATTGTAACAGAGGCTATTTGTTAGACGGTGTGCCCCGTACTTTAGCACAAGCTGAAAAGGTAAGTACAACTTTATTAAAAGATGTACATGTTATCGTTTTCAAGCTTGCTGTAGACCAAGAAGTAATTACAAAGCGCGCAGTAGGCCGCCTAATCTGTAAGCAATGTGGAGCCATTTATAATAGCTTCTTCTCAGCCCCTCTACGGGCAGGCATCTGCGATAAATGCGGACAAGAGGCCCTTTATCAAAGAGAAGATGATAGATTGGAAGTCGTTGAAGAGCGCTTAAAGGTTTATAATGAGCAAACCATGCCTTTAGAGGAGTTTTATTCTCAGCGTTACGGTGTAATCAGCATTAATGGCGAGAATATGCCCGAGAAAGTTTTTGCAGAACTTAAAAGCCATATAGAGGCTTTCAGCCCCTACACTAAAGCTTCTTAA
- the ftsH gene encoding ATP-dependent zinc metalloprotease FtsH encodes MAAFLFALMVQNFIETKHAKVSFSYQLEHLVNLQLIQPEDSRKIALNDNLVTFSGRFRERQTEEGKNRFKFIDLLNTNHELTSEKERVLKDLNGQREKIIEATGLFLQLSGLPIPAHGYVVVDQFYSPAQPNAAIVIYEVNKTSGVTSFLELKKQLANFSASLDEQALNQYGNALSGLIQNFRSSLLGIGSESIKQVLKKLDSQVSHAKSSILRPEERLTLYKKAVEDLEGIINELNTPQNGMRLALLRSVRNYRQVLDELSRITSALEDNQIQLDKARQAVTNVIWFFNNQEVSTRTLEKQDPEVYHQWFINAKEEWDNFQSNRGGYFKAPDQPLNVVMEKTFKSEEPSPNYLSYFFTLLPVLLVMLVLYFVFSRQMRGMGNSALNFGKSPAKLMNKSNNKITFKDVAGVDEAIEELQEIVEFLKSPGKFTALGGKIPKGVLCIGPPGTGKTLVAKAVAGEADRPFFSISGSDFVEMFVGVGASRIRDLFDQAKKNAPCIVFIDEIDAVGRHRGAGIGGGHDEREQTLNQLLVEMDGFDTNEGVILMAATNRPDVLDKALLRPGRFDRRVIISLPDVKGRYDILKVHARKIKMDPSVDLMSVARSTPGSSGADLANLLNEAALAAARKGRSAVTSSEVVEARDKVLYGKERRSLEIDENEKLTTAYHESGHAIIGLVVKNADPVDKVTIIPRGLSLGSTMFLPKKNRLSYWKRELIDQLAVLMGGRVAEEIFVSDISSGAKQDIDQATHIARSMVCEWGMSDKLGAVAYDERSESGQYLGMQGYHEKKYSESTAQAIDEEVRKILDAALETARQIIRDKRHEVELMTQMLMEFETLDAEDINNIINGKWSMEEKRKKLKIADELHKKSGLTPPPPPPADEPLAAPGKTSNEPSFASKIIG; translated from the coding sequence ATGGCAGCCTTTCTGTTCGCTTTGATGGTTCAAAATTTTATTGAAACAAAGCATGCTAAAGTCTCTTTTAGTTATCAGCTTGAGCATTTGGTCAACCTTCAGCTTATTCAACCAGAGGACAGCCGTAAAATCGCTCTGAATGACAATTTAGTGACATTTAGCGGTAGGTTTCGTGAACGTCAAACTGAAGAAGGGAAAAATCGTTTCAAATTCATTGATCTTCTCAATACCAATCATGAATTGACAAGCGAAAAAGAACGCGTTCTCAAAGATCTAAATGGACAACGTGAAAAAATTATAGAGGCCACAGGGTTGTTTTTACAGTTGAGTGGATTGCCTATACCAGCTCATGGATATGTAGTAGTCGATCAGTTTTATAGTCCAGCTCAACCCAATGCTGCTATTGTAATTTATGAAGTTAATAAAACTAGTGGAGTGACGAGTTTCCTGGAATTAAAAAAACAATTAGCTAACTTTTCAGCCTCTTTAGATGAGCAAGCTTTAAATCAATATGGGAATGCTTTATCAGGTTTAATTCAAAATTTCCGGTCTTCTTTACTAGGAATTGGCAGTGAATCCATTAAACAAGTTTTAAAGAAATTGGATAGCCAAGTTTCTCATGCTAAAAGTTCTATCCTTAGACCCGAGGAGCGGCTTACCCTTTACAAAAAAGCTGTAGAAGATTTAGAGGGAATCATTAATGAATTAAACACCCCTCAAAATGGCATGCGCTTAGCTTTATTAAGGAGTGTAAGAAATTACAGGCAAGTTTTAGACGAACTATCCAGGATAACATCAGCTTTAGAAGATAATCAAATTCAGCTAGATAAAGCTCGTCAAGCGGTTACTAATGTCATCTGGTTTTTTAATAACCAAGAGGTTTCTACGAGGACTTTAGAAAAACAAGATCCTGAAGTCTACCATCAATGGTTTATCAATGCTAAAGAGGAATGGGATAATTTCCAAAGCAATCGAGGGGGCTATTTTAAAGCTCCTGATCAGCCATTGAATGTAGTTATGGAGAAAACCTTTAAAAGTGAAGAGCCTTCTCCTAATTATCTTAGCTATTTTTTCACTCTTCTGCCTGTCTTGTTAGTCATGCTAGTTCTCTATTTTGTTTTCTCACGTCAGATGAGAGGCATGGGCAATAGCGCTTTAAACTTTGGCAAGTCTCCTGCTAAATTAATGAATAAAAGTAATAATAAAATTACTTTCAAGGATGTGGCAGGAGTAGATGAAGCGATTGAAGAGCTCCAAGAGATTGTAGAATTTCTAAAAAGTCCAGGAAAATTTACTGCTTTAGGTGGAAAAATTCCCAAAGGCGTATTGTGCATTGGTCCTCCAGGTACAGGTAAAACCTTGGTCGCTAAAGCGGTGGCCGGTGAAGCGGATCGTCCCTTTTTTTCCATCTCAGGCTCAGACTTTGTAGAAATGTTTGTAGGGGTAGGCGCTAGCCGTATTCGCGATCTATTTGACCAAGCGAAAAAGAACGCGCCTTGTATTGTGTTTATCGATGAAATCGACGCTGTAGGACGCCATCGTGGTGCCGGTATTGGAGGCGGCCATGATGAACGTGAACAAACTTTGAACCAGCTTTTAGTCGAAATGGATGGTTTTGATACGAATGAAGGTGTAATTTTAATGGCTGCCACCAATCGTCCGGATGTGCTCGATAAAGCTTTACTACGTCCTGGTCGTTTTGATCGCCGCGTGATCATTAGCTTACCCGACGTTAAAGGGCGCTATGATATTCTTAAAGTCCATGCGCGCAAAATTAAAATGGATCCTTCCGTGGATTTGATGAGCGTAGCACGCAGTACACCAGGCTCTTCAGGTGCCGATTTAGCTAACTTATTGAATGAAGCTGCGCTTGCTGCTGCACGCAAAGGCCGTTCAGCAGTAACCTCAAGTGAAGTAGTAGAAGCTCGAGATAAGGTTCTATATGGTAAAGAAAGACGAAGCTTAGAAATCGACGAAAATGAAAAACTTACCACAGCTTACCATGAATCGGGTCATGCTATTATCGGCCTGGTGGTTAAAAATGCTGATCCTGTGGATAAAGTGACCATTATACCCCGTGGCCTTTCTTTAGGTTCTACCATGTTCTTGCCTAAGAAAAATCGGCTGAGTTATTGGAAGAGGGAGCTGATCGATCAACTCGCAGTATTAATGGGCGGTCGTGTGGCTGAAGAAATTTTTGTCAGTGATATCTCTAGTGGAGCCAAGCAAGATATTGATCAAGCTACACATATTGCCCGTAGCATGGTATGCGAATGGGGAATGAGCGATAAGCTTGGAGCTGTAGCCTATGATGAAAGGTCTGAAAGTGGCCAATATTTAGGCATGCAAGGTTATCATGAAAAAAAATATTCCGAGAGTACGGCACAGGCTATTGATGAAGAGGTGAGAAAAATCTTGGATGCAGCCCTTGAAACGGCCAGACAGATTATTCGCGACAAGCGCCATGAAGTTGAGCTGATGACTCAAATGCTCATGGAGTTTGAGACTTTAGACGCGGAAGATATTAACAATATCATCAATGGCAAATGGTCGATGGAAGAAAAACGCAAGAAACTTAAGATTGCGGATGAGCTGCATAAAAAAAGTGGCTTAACACCTCCCCCTCCACCTCCAGCAGATGAGCCTTTAGCTGCGCCCGGTAAAACTTCTAATGAACCTTCTTTTGCGTCCAAAATAATTGGATAA
- the tilS gene encoding tRNA lysidine(34) synthetase TilS: MNLEETLFNFLDIHANHQQPVLLGLSGGSDSLALFYLLIKYRNLKALNFAAAHVDHGWRAESKEEAHQLQHLAASMHVPIYLKDLNVAQLSGNMEEACRHERLAFFKNLCHQHGYQAVILGHHLNDQAETVLKKVLEGGSLPYLGGMIPVTDYQTLKLWRPLLSCSKSQIKQWLACNNYEFFEDKTNEDERFLRARFRQTIIPHLASTFGKKIEESLCRLGREAQELKNYLDGHLQGYLKDISKGPFGSYLNFQAHKACSEFEMKYLIRKVCESEGLKLSRHLIEQACKKIHAKAANCQLLAKDTWIYIDRGRLFVMSKPLVDFKEELFFDKVGKYFAGGWAIEVTESLDSDPSVTGWQQAWMGHLSIQIPLGKYSFKRGNSSLDKWWTNAKIPAFMRYAFPTLWADDQIIYEFLAKRRLVDAHPTGFKHWKVILRHQSST; this comes from the coding sequence ATGAATTTAGAAGAAACCTTATTTAATTTTTTAGATATTCATGCTAACCATCAGCAGCCCGTACTTTTGGGATTATCTGGAGGCTCAGATTCTCTTGCTCTTTTCTATCTCCTTATAAAATATAGGAATTTAAAAGCTTTAAACTTTGCTGCGGCCCATGTAGACCATGGCTGGCGCGCAGAAAGCAAAGAAGAAGCCCATCAGCTGCAGCATTTAGCTGCTTCAATGCATGTACCTATTTATTTAAAAGATTTAAATGTTGCCCAGCTCTCTGGCAACATGGAAGAAGCTTGCCGTCATGAACGTTTAGCTTTTTTTAAGAATTTATGTCATCAGCATGGTTATCAAGCTGTTATCCTAGGACACCATTTAAATGATCAAGCAGAAACGGTCTTGAAAAAAGTTTTAGAAGGAGGGAGTCTGCCTTATTTGGGGGGTATGATTCCTGTAACAGATTATCAGACGTTGAAGCTGTGGCGACCTCTTTTAAGCTGCTCGAAATCTCAAATCAAGCAATGGCTTGCCTGTAACAATTATGAGTTTTTTGAGGATAAAACCAATGAAGATGAAAGATTTTTGCGTGCGCGTTTCCGCCAGACAATTATTCCGCATCTAGCTAGCACATTTGGGAAAAAGATAGAAGAAAGCCTTTGCCGCTTAGGCCGTGAAGCGCAAGAACTAAAAAATTACTTAGATGGCCATTTACAAGGTTATCTTAAAGATATATCTAAGGGGCCCTTCGGCTCGTACTTAAATTTTCAAGCCCATAAGGCCTGTTCTGAATTTGAAATGAAGTATTTGATTAGAAAAGTTTGTGAAAGCGAAGGGTTAAAACTTTCGCGCCATCTAATAGAACAGGCTTGCAAAAAGATTCATGCTAAGGCGGCCAATTGCCAGCTTTTAGCTAAAGATACTTGGATTTATATAGATCGAGGACGCTTATTTGTAATGAGTAAGCCTCTAGTAGATTTCAAAGAAGAGCTTTTTTTCGATAAAGTAGGAAAATATTTTGCGGGGGGCTGGGCCATTGAAGTGACTGAATCTTTAGATTCTGATCCATCTGTTACAGGATGGCAGCAGGCGTGGATGGGCCATCTATCCATTCAAATTCCCTTGGGAAAATACAGCTTTAAAAGGGGCAACTCATCATTAGATAAGTGGTGGACAAATGCTAAAATACCAGCCTTCATGCGTTATGCTTTTCCTACTTTATGGGCAGATGATCAAATTATCTATGAATTTTTGGCAAAGCGCAGGCTAGTCGATGCTCATCCAACAGGCTTTAAACACTGGAAGGTCATCCTACGTCACCAATCTTCTACTTAA
- a CDS encoding DUF4339 domain-containing protein, with protein MDKKEWFIKIDDQKEGPFSIAELKIHPRLTPDTWVRKIEGEEWLPARQVPELKVLFEDHHSQELNDKFKPNKPQLQEDSLLLLEKPQSPFFIYWLIVLLFLCLYVFYQFYNF; from the coding sequence ATGGACAAGAAAGAGTGGTTTATCAAGATTGACGATCAAAAAGAAGGACCTTTTAGTATTGCCGAGCTAAAAATTCATCCACGCTTGACCCCAGATACATGGGTGCGGAAAATAGAAGGGGAAGAGTGGTTACCGGCGCGCCAAGTCCCAGAATTAAAAGTCTTGTTTGAAGACCATCATTCGCAAGAACTTAACGATAAATTTAAACCCAATAAACCGCAGCTTCAAGAAGATTCCCTTTTGTTACTGGAAAAACCTCAGTCTCCCTTTTTTATCTATTGGCTAATTGTGTTGCTATTCCTTTGTCTCTATGTTTTCTATCAATTTTACAATTTCTAG
- a CDS encoding LptF/LptG family permease has protein sequence MPIIWRYLLKQYIKVFFLCLLSFIFILLITRLDEIAHFAALGSEGWIILWFALQQIPYLLPVAIPISCLISAIILMQRLSQSHEMTAFRACGLSLREVLAPLLIASFFIAALNFYIVSELATQSHLQTGLTKMELRTINPLLLLHNKHLMRLRGIFSDTLGHSRTGEYAGDSILAIPNKHNSSIHLILAKNLQANSATFQGSQMTLITPTHSNHLPRHDDLLVENIGEMKTSIKDFAQLLQKKVWTLNNDHLRLALLRARIQDLKKEKALREHGDNDRIGLKQVSHHLNRSYAELIRRFSISLAAFTFTLMGASFGMSIGRNPHHRGLIYVIGLAALYIVAFFFAKGAEHQLVLSTLFYLLPQMIIILAALNMLSRLSKGIE, from the coding sequence ATGCCTATAATCTGGCGCTACTTGTTAAAGCAGTATATAAAAGTTTTTTTTCTTTGCCTACTGTCTTTTATTTTTATTCTTTTAATTACCCGGCTAGATGAGATAGCTCACTTTGCTGCCTTAGGATCTGAAGGATGGATCATTTTATGGTTTGCTTTGCAGCAAATCCCCTATTTACTTCCTGTCGCTATCCCTATTTCCTGTTTAATTTCAGCAATAATTTTAATGCAGCGTTTATCTCAATCTCATGAAATGACAGCCTTTCGGGCGTGCGGCCTTTCTTTGCGTGAGGTGCTGGCTCCTTTGTTAATAGCAAGCTTCTTCATAGCAGCCCTAAACTTTTATATTGTTTCCGAATTGGCTACTCAATCCCATTTGCAGACGGGCCTTACAAAAATGGAGCTACGCACTATTAATCCGCTCCTCCTTCTCCATAACAAACACTTAATGCGCCTAAGAGGTATATTTTCAGACACTTTAGGTCACTCTCGTACGGGTGAATATGCGGGTGATAGCATTCTTGCTATCCCTAATAAGCACAATTCTAGTATCCATTTAATTTTAGCCAAAAACTTACAAGCAAATTCAGCGACCTTCCAAGGTAGCCAGATGACATTAATCACTCCTACGCATAGCAATCACCTACCCCGTCATGATGACTTGCTGGTCGAAAATATTGGTGAAATGAAAACATCTATTAAAGACTTTGCTCAGCTACTTCAAAAAAAAGTTTGGACATTAAATAATGACCATCTACGTCTTGCCTTATTAAGAGCACGTATACAAGATTTGAAAAAAGAAAAAGCCCTGCGTGAACATGGCGATAATGATAGAATAGGCTTAAAACAAGTTTCCCATCACCTTAATCGAAGTTATGCAGAGCTGATTCGGCGTTTTTCCATTTCCTTAGCAGCCTTCACCTTTACATTAATGGGTGCCTCCTTTGGGATGAGCATTGGTAGAAATCCCCATCATCGAGGGCTTATTTATGTCATAGGATTAGCAGCCTTATATATTGTAGCTTTTTTCTTCGCCAAAGGGGCAGAACATCAGCTAGTGCTCTCCACCCTATTCTATCTGCTCCCTCAAATGATTATTATTCTCGCCGCTTTAAACATGCTTTCGCGTTTGTCCAAAGGAATCGAATAA
- a CDS encoding LptF/LptG family permease: MIKIWPRYFLKETIKFFFLFILTFYGLYVLIDYSSHASSFHYHHLYFQVYEIALYYVCEFVQRMEVFVPFGLLLATIRTLTNLNIHNELVALMASGIPLRTLIRPFIFLGMTMVFLMYISTQFWIPLALQKIKQIEQTHRIHKHKGLLQLAVKSLNLKDNSHIIFHDYNSNEKKLVDAYWIRDINDIYRIKYLYPYSQPPVGHFIDHFKRQPTGELVIIKSFDLLSFPEMRFHKRDLFQGITNPEDESLSELWKKLPPFFSILSQKESHRASVFYHKMIIPWLCLLVVVGIAPFCVRYSRTLSPFFIYALGIFGLVAIYLLLNATLVLGKRQVVEPWLATFLPFFICASLASYRYLKL, encoded by the coding sequence ATGATTAAAATCTGGCCTCGTTATTTTTTAAAAGAAACTATAAAATTTTTTTTTCTTTTCATTTTAACTTTTTATGGTCTTTATGTATTAATTGATTATTCTAGCCATGCCAGCAGTTTCCATTATCATCACCTTTATTTTCAAGTTTACGAAATAGCTCTTTACTATGTCTGCGAATTTGTCCAAAGAATGGAAGTTTTCGTTCCTTTTGGCTTGCTTTTAGCTACCATCCGTACTCTTACTAATTTAAATATCCATAACGAGTTGGTAGCGCTAATGGCTAGCGGTATCCCCCTTCGAACATTAATCAGACCTTTTATCTTTTTGGGAATGACGATGGTCTTCCTCATGTATATAAGCACCCAGTTTTGGATCCCTTTAGCCTTGCAGAAAATTAAGCAGATCGAGCAAACCCACCGTATCCACAAGCATAAAGGCCTTCTTCAGTTAGCAGTAAAAAGCTTAAATTTAAAGGATAATAGCCATATTATTTTTCATGATTATAACTCTAACGAAAAAAAACTTGTGGACGCCTATTGGATCCGTGATATTAATGATATTTATCGGATTAAATACCTTTATCCCTATAGTCAGCCTCCTGTCGGGCATTTTATCGATCATTTTAAACGCCAACCTACGGGCGAGCTTGTGATTATAAAAAGTTTCGACCTTCTCTCTTTTCCGGAAATGCGTTTTCACAAACGCGATCTCTTTCAAGGGATAACCAATCCGGAGGATGAATCTCTATCTGAATTATGGAAGAAACTCCCTCCTTTTTTTAGCATACTAAGCCAGAAAGAATCTCACAGAGCCTCTGTGTTTTACCATAAAATGATTATACCTTGGTTATGCTTACTAGTCGTTGTCGGTATTGCACCCTTCTGTGTGAGGTACTCACGTACTCTTTCTCCTTTTTTTATCTATGCTTTAGGTATTTTTGGTTTAGTGGCCATCTATCTTCTCCTTAATGCTACTCTTGTGCTAGGAAAAAGGCAGGTAGTCGAACCTTGGCTAGCTACTTTCTTACCATTTTTCATCTGCGCAAGCCTAGCTTCTTATCGATACTTAAAACTCTAA
- a CDS encoding 7-cyano-7-deazaguanine synthase: protein MSASKIARYYQVIHCIVQIDLSIFKSFSLESALALSKNRLKEDIGSGQPPNTYVPARNALFLAYAMGQAEILDAQEIYLGANALDTPSYPECTLSYIQAFQ from the coding sequence ATGAGCGCCAGCAAGATCGCCAGATACTATCAAGTTATACATTGTATTGTCCAAATTGACTTAAGTATTTTTAAATCTTTCTCTTTAGAATCAGCTCTAGCGTTATCAAAAAATCGATTAAAAGAAGATATAGGCTCAGGGCAACCCCCCAATACCTATGTGCCAGCGCGTAACGCTCTTTTTCTAGCTTATGCTATGGGGCAAGCTGAAATACTAGATGCTCAGGAAATTTATTTAGGAGCTAATGCATTAGATACTCCCTCCTATCCCGAATGTACACTTAGCTACATTCAAGCTTTTCAGTAG